One Mycolicibacterium goodii genomic region harbors:
- a CDS encoding MTH1187 family thiamine-binding protein, with product MIVAFSVSPTGGDESGSVSAAVAAAVRVVRESGLPNETNAMFTNIEGEWDEVMAVVKRAVDAVAAASPRVSLVLKADIRPGYTGQLTAKVERIERELG from the coding sequence GTGATTGTTGCCTTCAGTGTCAGTCCGACCGGCGGTGATGAGTCGGGCAGTGTCAGCGCGGCGGTCGCCGCGGCCGTGCGGGTGGTCCGCGAGTCCGGGCTGCCCAACGAGACCAACGCGATGTTCACCAACATCGAAGGGGAATGGGACGAGGTGATGGCCGTGGTCAAGCGCGCCGTCGACGCGGTGGCCGCGGCGTCCCCGCGCGTGAGCCTGGTGCTCAAGGCCGACATCCGGCCCGGTTACACCGGTCAGCTCACGGCGAAGGTCGAACGGATCGAGCGCGAACTCGGCTAA
- a CDS encoding MFS transporter: MTVTSPTVNPWTLRVTVQLTVLAAAAFVYVTAEILPVGALPAIAVDLGVSEGLVGTLMAGYALVAALTTVALVRLTARWPRRHTLLATMVCLTVSQVVSAMAPNFAVLAGGRVLCALTHGLMWSVIAPIGMRLVPPTHAGRATAAVYVGTGLALVVGNPLTAALSALWGWRQAVLAVAVAAAVVTLTARAVLPLMPAERVETRVSGRRPHNRGLLTLSLLTLIGVTGHFVAYTFVVAIIRDVVGIDGPQLAWLLAGYGVAGLAAMAAMARPLDLWPKASVTGCLTVLAAALLTLAVLAAGPQAGAAAMVVGSVAIVLWGASSTALPPMLQTSAMRTSPEDPDGASGRYVAAFQVGIMAGALAGAGIYEAVGLTAMIGVAAILIVVAMCGALTARDVFHRSESE; the protein is encoded by the coding sequence ATGACCGTGACGTCGCCGACGGTGAACCCGTGGACGCTGCGCGTCACCGTGCAACTGACGGTGCTCGCGGCGGCGGCGTTCGTCTACGTCACCGCCGAGATCCTCCCGGTCGGCGCGCTTCCGGCGATCGCCGTGGACCTCGGCGTCAGCGAGGGCCTCGTCGGGACCCTGATGGCCGGCTACGCATTGGTCGCGGCACTCACCACGGTCGCGTTGGTCCGGCTGACCGCGCGTTGGCCGCGCCGGCACACGCTGCTCGCGACGATGGTGTGTCTGACTGTCTCCCAGGTCGTTTCGGCGATGGCACCGAATTTCGCGGTACTCGCCGGTGGGCGTGTGCTGTGCGCGCTCACCCACGGTCTGATGTGGTCGGTGATCGCACCCATCGGCATGCGACTGGTCCCGCCCACCCATGCCGGTCGCGCGACCGCCGCGGTGTACGTGGGCACCGGGCTCGCACTCGTGGTGGGCAATCCACTGACCGCGGCACTCAGCGCGCTGTGGGGGTGGCGGCAGGCCGTGCTTGCGGTGGCCGTCGCCGCGGCGGTGGTGACGCTGACCGCTCGGGCGGTACTTCCGCTCATGCCCGCCGAACGCGTCGAAACCCGGGTATCGGGCCGGCGCCCGCACAACCGCGGCCTGCTCACGTTGTCGCTGCTGACCCTCATCGGTGTCACCGGGCACTTCGTCGCATACACGTTCGTCGTCGCGATCATCCGAGACGTGGTCGGCATCGACGGACCACAGCTGGCGTGGCTGCTCGCCGGCTACGGCGTCGCCGGTCTCGCCGCGATGGCGGCGATGGCCCGGCCGCTCGATCTGTGGCCCAAGGCGTCGGTCACGGGCTGTCTCACGGTCCTGGCCGCGGCGTTGCTGACGCTGGCGGTGCTGGCCGCCGGGCCGCAGGCCGGTGCGGCAGCGATGGTGGTCGGGTCCGTGGCGATCGTGCTGTGGGGCGCATCCTCGACCGCGCTGCCGCCCATGTTGCAGACCTCGGCGATGCGCACGTCACCCGAGGACCCCGACGGTGCGTCCGGTCGGTATGTCGCGGCGTTCCAGGTCGGCATCATGGCCGGTGCACTGGCCGGGGCGGGCATCTACGAGGCCGTCGGGCTCACCGCCATGATCGGCGTCGCCGCGATCCTGATCGTCGTCGCGATGTGCGGCGCCCTGACCGCGCGCGACGTGTTCCACCGATCCGAGTCGGAGTGA